A single genomic interval of Aureliella helgolandensis harbors:
- a CDS encoding outer membrane protein assembly factor BamB family protein, producing MMMFKQPSWSLSFTDLGIRTRGQIIAVACPLFLILAINSRTSAQDWPQILGPHRDGTAPSTSVLKGPWPAKIAPTWTAALGTGLGGPAVAGDSVLILHRLENEEFLQSFDLNTGAARWKTGWPASYRASINPDNGPRCVPTIAGDRVICYGAAGDLACVGLVDGKLHWRRSLRQEYDAEDGYFGAGVSPLVMGSLVIACPGGDRAGIVGIDLQTGKTRWTATEYEASYAAPIAVPHASRQLALVITRLNTVLLDAQSGEVLSDVRFGSRGPTVNAATPSPIGDDQFFLTASYGVGAMLLQVRDEQLVEIYRDKFLLSSQYNTPVHIGSRMIGIDGREDAGIANLRAFDPQSQEIFWRQDDFGTAHLIACGSEALALGLSGRLTRIDGQSDAFHPLSESQLPTAEYRALPALSGNKLLIRGSLGNATQLHCIELP from the coding sequence ATGATGATGTTCAAGCAGCCTTCATGGAGTCTATCATTCACCGACTTGGGCATCCGTACTAGGGGGCAGATTATTGCGGTTGCCTGCCCCTTGTTTCTGATCCTGGCCATCAACTCCCGCACCTCGGCTCAGGACTGGCCGCAAATCCTGGGTCCCCATCGCGATGGGACGGCCCCCAGCACGAGCGTATTGAAGGGCCCCTGGCCGGCGAAAATAGCCCCCACCTGGACGGCCGCCCTCGGAACGGGATTGGGAGGACCGGCCGTGGCAGGGGACAGCGTCCTTATTCTCCACCGCTTGGAGAACGAGGAATTCCTTCAGTCCTTTGATCTCAACACGGGTGCGGCACGCTGGAAAACGGGTTGGCCCGCTTCCTACCGAGCTTCCATCAATCCGGACAATGGCCCTCGTTGTGTACCGACCATCGCGGGGGACCGCGTGATTTGCTACGGTGCCGCTGGCGATCTAGCCTGCGTGGGGCTCGTCGATGGGAAGCTGCACTGGCGTCGCTCGCTGCGGCAGGAGTATGACGCCGAAGACGGCTACTTTGGCGCCGGAGTCTCGCCGCTGGTCATGGGCTCCCTGGTGATTGCCTGCCCAGGAGGCGACCGAGCGGGGATCGTCGGAATCGATCTACAAACGGGCAAAACACGCTGGACAGCGACGGAATACGAAGCCAGCTATGCAGCTCCCATCGCTGTCCCCCACGCTTCACGGCAACTCGCTCTCGTCATCACGCGCCTCAACACGGTCCTCCTCGACGCGCAGTCGGGAGAGGTCCTTTCCGATGTCCGTTTCGGCAGCCGGGGCCCCACGGTTAACGCGGCTACCCCAAGCCCCATCGGCGATGACCAGTTCTTCTTAACGGCCAGCTACGGAGTTGGGGCCATGCTGCTGCAAGTGCGAGATGAACAACTCGTCGAGATCTACCGGGATAAATTCCTGCTAAGTAGCCAGTACAATACGCCGGTCCACATCGGATCGAGGATGATTGGGATTGATGGGCGAGAAGACGCCGGCATTGCCAACCTGCGTGCGTTCGACCCGCAATCTCAAGAAATATTCTGGCGGCAAGACGACTTCGGCACCGCCCACTTAATTGCCTGTGGAAGCGAGGCACTGGCCCTCGGCTTATCGGGCAGACTAACACGCATCGACGGCCAATCCGATGCGTTCCATCCACTCAGCGAATCGCAGCTCCCCACCGCAGAATATCGAGCTTTACCTGCCCTGTCGGGAAACAAACTGCTCATTCGCGGGAGTCTCGGCAATGCGACCCAATTGCATTGCATAGAATTGCCGTAG
- a CDS encoding PEP-CTERM sorting domain-containing protein, with protein sequence MLRAFAITVFGLLALAVPSDTRAAITIAGYTDATNDRFTNSDSFIGESLDFSGVGMSMPTATDTRSYWATAISPNVVITANHFHAPNGSSVVFYANNDPSSTPITRTIVSGVKIGSNDLYLSVLNANLPSSIAFYDFAEELLTEGSTSSSSSIIGKNAFVVGRSPFNEAASSTDDRFAYNDQAVGRNIIDRYAASLGSLTNAGALLLIKDLEAAADFVPFEAQLATFDSGAPMFVEIDGRLVLVGTNHFVFPDVPQLGDTIGSGIAYTGNQAAAIRQFISVSAVPEPSSGTALLMLGLSVFVRRRNRG encoded by the coding sequence ATGCTGAGAGCTTTTGCCATCACAGTCTTCGGTTTGCTTGCCCTAGCGGTACCCTCTGACACCAGAGCGGCGATTACCATCGCTGGATACACCGATGCAACGAACGATCGATTTACGAATTCGGACTCCTTTATCGGGGAAAGTCTAGATTTTAGTGGTGTGGGAATGTCCATGCCCACGGCGACCGACACCCGATCGTATTGGGCTACCGCGATCAGCCCTAATGTGGTGATCACCGCCAATCACTTTCATGCTCCCAACGGTTCAAGCGTTGTGTTCTATGCCAACAACGACCCCAGTTCGACGCCCATTACACGTACGATCGTCTCTGGGGTAAAGATTGGTTCCAATGACCTGTATTTGTCGGTCCTCAATGCAAACCTACCTAGTTCAATTGCCTTCTACGATTTTGCTGAGGAACTCCTCACCGAGGGTTCGACATCTTCGAGCAGCTCAATTATTGGGAAGAATGCGTTTGTGGTTGGACGCTCGCCCTTCAATGAAGCGGCCAGTTCGACGGATGATCGGTTTGCCTACAATGATCAGGCCGTTGGTCGGAATATCATTGATCGGTATGCTGCGAGTTTGGGAAGTCTTACGAACGCCGGCGCGCTGCTGCTGATTAAGGACCTGGAGGCGGCTGCGGATTTCGTTCCGTTTGAAGCGCAGCTTGCAACCTTCGATTCCGGTGCCCCAATGTTCGTGGAGATTGATGGGCGTTTGGTACTGGTCGGAACAAATCATTTTGTCTTTCCGGATGTCCCCCAGCTCGGGGATACCATCGGCAGCGGTATCGCCTATACCGGCAATCAGGCAGCTGCCATTCGGCAGTTCATCTCGGTCAGTGCCGTGCCTGAACCGTCGAGTGGTACCGCTCTCTTAATGCTGGGGTTGTCCGTGTTTGTTCGCCGCCGGAACCGCGGCTGA
- a CDS encoding glutamine--tRNA ligase/YqeY domain fusion protein, which translates to MSHPGNSPENSDAPEIKRERLNFIEQEAQKDLQLPKLAGRCLTTRFPPEPNGYLHIGHAKSICLNFGLAKKYGGRCNLRFDDTNPSKEEQEYVDSIQEDVRWLGYEWDELHYASDYFDQLYAWAVQLIKSGKAFVCDLTGEQVREYRGTLTSPGKPSPYRDRSVEENLELFEGMKSGEVADGARTLRAKIDMSAPNINLRDPVMYRVLRAHHHRTGDKWCIYPMYDWAHGQSDSLEGITHSICTLEFTDHRPLYDWFCENLEIYHPRQIEFARLNLSFTVMSKRKLLQLVKEKHVLGWDDPRMPTISGLRRRGYTAESLRNFCERIGVAKFFSTIDVGVLENAVRDHLNTTANRVMAVLDPIKVVLTNYPADQVEQLEAVNNPEDASAGTREVPFSRELYIERDDFMEDAPRKFFRLKPGGEVRLRYGYIIKCDEVIKDPATGEVTELHCSYDPETRSGSATATQRKVKGTIHWVSAPHALQAEVRLYDRLFLAENPEDAPEGKSFLDNLNTDSLQVVRGFVEPWLASAQPGERVQFERTGYFCVDSKDSQPDGLVFNRIVPLRDSWAKMKAQG; encoded by the coding sequence ATGAGTCATCCCGGCAACTCCCCCGAAAACAGCGACGCACCGGAAATTAAGCGTGAGCGACTCAACTTTATCGAGCAGGAGGCGCAAAAGGATTTGCAACTCCCCAAACTGGCTGGCCGATGCTTAACCACCCGCTTTCCTCCCGAGCCCAATGGCTATTTGCATATTGGACATGCTAAGAGCATTTGTCTGAATTTTGGGTTGGCCAAAAAATACGGTGGTCGTTGCAACTTGCGATTTGACGACACGAATCCAAGCAAGGAGGAGCAGGAGTATGTCGATTCGATCCAGGAGGATGTCCGTTGGCTAGGGTACGAGTGGGATGAGCTGCACTACGCGTCCGACTACTTCGACCAACTGTACGCCTGGGCGGTGCAGTTGATCAAGTCGGGCAAGGCTTTCGTTTGCGATCTCACCGGCGAGCAGGTGCGCGAGTATCGTGGAACTCTCACCAGCCCCGGAAAGCCAAGTCCCTATCGCGATCGCTCGGTAGAGGAAAATCTTGAGCTGTTTGAAGGGATGAAGAGCGGAGAGGTCGCCGATGGGGCTCGGACGCTACGAGCAAAAATCGATATGTCTGCACCGAATATCAATCTCCGAGATCCGGTCATGTACCGCGTGCTGCGCGCACATCACCATCGGACAGGCGACAAATGGTGTATCTATCCGATGTATGACTGGGCGCATGGGCAAAGCGATTCCCTGGAAGGGATCACCCACTCAATCTGCACCCTGGAGTTCACTGACCATCGTCCCTTGTACGATTGGTTCTGCGAAAACTTAGAGATCTACCATCCGCGACAGATTGAATTTGCGCGTTTAAACCTTTCCTTTACAGTGATGAGCAAGCGAAAATTGCTGCAATTGGTCAAGGAAAAACACGTGCTCGGCTGGGATGACCCACGCATGCCTACGATCAGTGGGTTGAGGCGCCGCGGCTATACTGCGGAGAGTTTGAGGAATTTCTGCGAGCGCATTGGTGTTGCGAAATTCTTCAGTACGATTGATGTGGGCGTCCTGGAAAACGCGGTGCGGGATCACCTCAATACCACCGCGAATCGAGTCATGGCGGTCTTGGATCCCATCAAGGTCGTGTTGACCAACTATCCTGCCGACCAGGTCGAGCAACTGGAAGCGGTGAACAATCCCGAGGACGCGTCTGCGGGGACGCGAGAGGTGCCCTTTTCGCGCGAATTGTACATTGAACGCGATGACTTTATGGAAGATGCGCCACGCAAGTTCTTTCGCCTTAAACCGGGGGGGGAAGTCCGATTGCGGTACGGGTACATTATCAAGTGCGATGAGGTGATCAAGGATCCGGCAACCGGCGAAGTGACCGAATTGCATTGCAGCTACGATCCCGAAACGCGGAGCGGCAGTGCGACAGCTACGCAACGCAAGGTGAAAGGCACAATTCACTGGGTCAGTGCGCCCCATGCCTTGCAAGCCGAAGTTCGGCTCTACGATCGCTTGTTCTTAGCCGAAAATCCAGAGGATGCCCCGGAAGGGAAATCGTTCCTGGACAACTTGAATACCGATAGTCTGCAGGTAGTCCGAGGCTTTGTGGAGCCCTGGCTAGCCAGTGCCCAGCCGGGGGAGCGAGTTCAGTTTGAACGCACCGGCTATTTTTGCGTGGACAGCAAGGATTCTCAGCCAGATGGGTTGGTTTTTAATCGCATCGTCCCACTCCGCGACTCCTGGGCCAAAATGAAGGCGCAAGGTTGA
- a CDS encoding phytanoyl-CoA dioxygenase family protein — translation MNSTWNPQLCRDGCQFLPQVLEAHQLAEVSATLERLLVSEDEGVLRSRGTAYGVRNLLRLWPEVVDLVRLPAVREQVQSILGERGGVVRGLVFDKPPERSWTLPWHRDRTLAIERVPEDLLDFAHPTHKAGTAHILAPNWLLGEMLTLRFSIDPMTAENGPLVVMPGSHQTDSAGDGDLDAPNTTLMQTVFCDAGDVFMMRPLLAHSSLVSQAGTSMRRRIIHLELCSREQLPGEFCWEHFLRI, via the coding sequence ATGAATTCTACCTGGAATCCGCAGCTTTGCCGCGATGGTTGTCAGTTTCTACCCCAGGTTCTCGAGGCTCACCAGCTGGCGGAGGTGAGTGCCACTCTGGAACGCCTCTTGGTCTCTGAAGATGAAGGAGTCTTACGCAGCCGAGGAACTGCCTACGGGGTTCGCAATCTACTGCGACTTTGGCCCGAAGTGGTTGACTTAGTCCGCTTGCCTGCGGTGCGCGAACAGGTGCAGTCGATCTTGGGAGAGCGGGGCGGGGTGGTGCGAGGATTGGTATTTGACAAACCGCCAGAGCGATCTTGGACCCTGCCGTGGCATCGTGATCGAACCTTGGCCATCGAGCGCGTGCCGGAGGATCTTCTCGATTTTGCGCATCCCACCCACAAAGCAGGGACGGCTCACATCCTGGCACCGAATTGGCTCTTAGGGGAGATGCTGACTTTGCGATTTTCCATTGACCCTATGACCGCAGAAAATGGTCCATTGGTCGTAATGCCGGGCTCTCATCAGACCGACTCGGCCGGTGATGGAGATTTGGACGCTCCCAATACCACGCTCATGCAAACGGTCTTCTGCGATGCGGGGGACGTGTTCATGATGCGCCCCTTGTTGGCGCATAGCAGCCTCGTCTCTCAGGCAGGTACTTCAATGCGACGGCGGATTATCCATCTCGAACTGTGCTCCCGCGAGCAACTACCTGGCGAATTCTGCTGGGAACACTTCTTGAGGATCTAG
- a CDS encoding N(4)-(beta-N-acetylglucosaminyl)-L-asparaginase has translation MHRRILLHSGLAVATTAWALRSSTLACQTQDASEKAVPYPLMTEELSRSFSRPAFIATWPFGKAACQAALQTLLQTESMRDAVELGIHTAESDESVTSVGYGGRPNAAGVMQFDASFMDGERQQAGSVAAIEGVRHPISVARRVMEATPHAMLAGADAAKFAQQQGFPTEDLLSPAAKASWLRWQAKQQTGDDEQEKTHDTIALLGVADSGHLVGGCSTSGMAYKLPGRVGDSPLIGSGLYVDGAVGAAGATGIGENVMRYCGSFLIVEFMRQGMTPLEACIATIRRIAEGERKAPAALSVNFVAMNKAGHVAAAGTDTDFLCGIADQSRSLVVQPYLVD, from the coding sequence ATGCACCGACGTATTTTATTGCACTCAGGCTTGGCGGTCGCTACCACAGCCTGGGCGCTGCGATCGAGCACACTCGCCTGCCAAACTCAAGACGCTTCGGAGAAAGCCGTGCCTTATCCACTGATGACCGAAGAGCTCTCGCGCAGCTTTTCGCGACCCGCCTTCATCGCAACTTGGCCCTTTGGCAAAGCGGCCTGCCAAGCGGCGTTGCAAACGCTTCTACAAACCGAATCGATGCGAGACGCCGTCGAACTGGGCATTCATACCGCCGAATCCGATGAATCGGTAACATCCGTGGGCTACGGTGGCCGACCCAACGCAGCCGGCGTGATGCAGTTCGATGCGTCCTTCATGGACGGCGAGCGTCAGCAAGCTGGCTCCGTGGCTGCAATCGAGGGAGTACGGCATCCCATCTCAGTTGCTCGACGCGTCATGGAGGCTACGCCCCACGCCATGCTGGCCGGAGCAGACGCTGCCAAGTTTGCCCAGCAACAGGGCTTCCCCACCGAAGACCTCCTCTCTCCGGCCGCCAAAGCATCGTGGTTGCGGTGGCAAGCCAAACAACAAACTGGCGACGATGAACAGGAAAAGACGCACGATACCATCGCGCTGCTCGGGGTTGCCGACAGCGGGCATTTGGTCGGTGGATGCTCAACCAGCGGCATGGCTTACAAACTCCCTGGGCGCGTCGGCGACAGCCCCCTCATAGGTTCAGGACTCTATGTAGACGGTGCAGTGGGAGCAGCTGGTGCCACCGGTATCGGCGAGAATGTCATGCGTTACTGTGGTTCGTTTCTCATTGTGGAGTTCATGCGTCAAGGCATGACGCCGCTCGAGGCCTGCATTGCCACCATTCGACGCATTGCGGAAGGAGAGCGGAAAGCGCCCGCAGCGCTGAGCGTCAATTTTGTCGCCATGAATAAGGCGGGCCACGTCGCTGCCGCAGGTACCGATACCGATTTCCTTTGCGGCATTGCGGACCAGTCCCGTAGCCTGGTCGTCCAGCCCTACCTAGTCGACTAG
- a CDS encoding molybdopterin molybdotransferase MoeA codes for MTHPDLPLLNAVQAAIEKMAGHLSPVETENIPTQLAAGRFLGDALLADRDSPALDVSAMDGYAIRHEELSESGDPTSLPIAAVAAAGSAPVALPPQQAIQIFTGAAVPFGADCVVRREDTIETSRDVTIQLAASQVRLGHNIRRQGENTQAGEQVLPAGSLLSPAAMSAAASFGSRLLNVRRRLRVVVLNTGDELSETGDTVAAWQIRDSNGPFLEAWLNTKPWIEMVDRRRVKDTLPEVVEALVAASPMADAILLTGGVSMGDTDHVPDAIRQLGGEIHFHRLPIRPGKPVLGAILNNTLLLGLPGNPVSVAVTARVIGQPLLERLGGTEAYSEPRPLLLKSADDKTLPLNWYRLVRLTPQGSAELVAGRGSGDLVSLAHSHGFVEVPPGASGTGPWNFYAW; via the coding sequence ATGACTCATCCTGATCTTCCCCTTCTGAATGCTGTCCAGGCGGCGATCGAAAAAATGGCCGGTCACTTATCACCGGTTGAGACAGAGAACATTCCAACCCAACTCGCAGCCGGACGATTTCTTGGCGACGCCCTCCTTGCCGATCGCGACTCCCCGGCCCTAGATGTCTCAGCCATGGATGGATATGCCATCCGACATGAGGAGTTATCCGAGTCCGGCGATCCCACGTCGCTGCCCATCGCTGCTGTCGCCGCTGCGGGCTCTGCCCCCGTGGCACTTCCCCCTCAGCAAGCCATTCAAATCTTTACGGGTGCAGCGGTTCCGTTTGGCGCAGACTGCGTTGTGCGCCGCGAAGATACGATCGAGACATCGCGGGACGTAACGATCCAACTAGCGGCCAGCCAAGTGCGACTCGGACATAACATCCGCCGCCAAGGTGAGAACACGCAAGCCGGCGAGCAAGTCCTACCTGCAGGGTCTCTACTTTCCCCGGCAGCCATGAGCGCAGCAGCTAGTTTTGGAAGCCGCTTGTTAAACGTACGGCGACGCCTGCGAGTCGTAGTCCTCAATACCGGCGATGAGTTGTCGGAGACAGGCGACACGGTAGCAGCCTGGCAAATCCGAGACTCCAACGGCCCTTTCCTGGAAGCCTGGTTGAATACCAAGCCCTGGATCGAGATGGTCGACCGCCGACGCGTAAAAGACACCCTCCCCGAGGTCGTGGAGGCGCTCGTTGCCGCCAGCCCCATGGCGGATGCCATCCTGCTGACCGGCGGTGTATCGATGGGAGACACCGACCATGTCCCCGATGCGATTCGCCAACTTGGCGGTGAGATCCACTTTCATCGACTGCCGATTCGCCCTGGGAAACCTGTCTTGGGAGCCATCCTTAACAACACCTTACTCCTAGGACTCCCCGGCAACCCAGTCAGCGTAGCAGTCACCGCTCGCGTAATTGGGCAACCTCTCCTGGAACGCCTGGGGGGGACCGAAGCCTACTCGGAGCCACGCCCTCTACTCCTGAAATCGGCTGACGATAAAACACTCCCCTTAAACTGGTATCGCCTCGTCCGCTTGACGCCCCAGGGAAGCGCGGAGCTGGTCGCCGGTCGTGGTTCAGGAGATCTGGTCTCACTGGCGCACAGCCATGGATTCGTCGAAGTGCCGCCAGGCGCATCAGGGACGGGTCCCTGGAACTTTTATGCATGGTAG
- a CDS encoding ThuA domain-containing protein — translation MKIGILPTLIVAGLCVLGSNCLPLNAQEKLPVVLRSQQPVAEGAQQYHSVRSQQVWDLRATAVIVCDMWDAHHCLNAVRREGELAPRVDAFVSALRERGGTIIHAPSGCMDAYEGHAARLRSKAIEPAEDFPDAIAEWCYQIPSEESAEYPIDQSDGGEDDDLAEHAMWAQRLAARGLIPKSPWKKQIDVIKIDETRDFISDSGTEIWSILERREIQNVILVGVHTNMCVLGRPFGLRRLASGGKNVVLARDLTDTMYNPGAWPYVNHFTGTDLIVSHIERLVCPTISSEQVLGGAPFRYSTDQRPRLLMLVAEDEYLTETTLPDFASKHLGVDYRVRIVYGSHEERNEIVGIQEELRQADALLVSVRRRALPTRDLQLVREFVSSGKPVIGIRTASHAFALRDGLPPAGLAVWPEFDAQVWGGDYTGHYGNQLTSELSFINDAFAESVAAELFGKNGAGQGRKPWMSGGSLYKNESLKPGSHVWVEGQLEDGATQPVAWTFIRDSGGKSFYTSLGHVDDFAQPAFQALLLKGIHWACDVQRPVTLEGVALQEQRFNAGARQ, via the coding sequence ATGAAAATCGGAATTCTACCAACGCTCATCGTTGCAGGCTTGTGTGTCTTAGGCTCCAACTGCCTACCGCTGAACGCTCAGGAAAAGTTACCTGTCGTATTGCGGAGCCAACAGCCCGTTGCCGAAGGGGCACAGCAGTACCACAGCGTTCGCAGCCAACAGGTTTGGGATTTGCGAGCAACTGCCGTGATTGTCTGCGATATGTGGGATGCCCATCACTGTTTAAACGCAGTTCGCCGTGAGGGAGAATTAGCGCCGCGCGTCGATGCCTTTGTAAGCGCATTACGCGAAAGGGGAGGGACGATTATTCATGCCCCCAGCGGTTGCATGGATGCCTATGAAGGGCATGCTGCCCGGCTGAGATCGAAGGCGATCGAACCGGCCGAGGATTTTCCTGACGCGATTGCCGAATGGTGTTACCAGATTCCAAGCGAGGAGTCTGCAGAATATCCCATCGATCAATCCGACGGTGGCGAGGATGACGATCTCGCCGAGCATGCAATGTGGGCACAACGACTGGCAGCCCGTGGGCTCATTCCCAAGTCGCCTTGGAAAAAGCAAATTGATGTGATCAAAATCGATGAGACTCGGGATTTCATCAGCGATAGTGGGACTGAAATCTGGAGTATTTTAGAACGCCGTGAAATCCAAAATGTCATTTTAGTGGGAGTGCACACGAACATGTGTGTATTGGGCAGGCCGTTTGGTTTGCGGCGACTTGCATCTGGAGGCAAGAACGTTGTGCTTGCCCGAGATTTGACGGATACGATGTACAATCCAGGGGCCTGGCCCTATGTGAATCACTTCACGGGGACAGATCTAATTGTCAGCCACATAGAACGCCTTGTATGTCCGACGATCTCGAGCGAACAAGTGCTTGGCGGCGCCCCATTCCGCTACTCAACGGATCAGCGTCCTCGGCTGCTGATGCTCGTTGCCGAGGATGAATACTTGACCGAAACGACGCTACCAGACTTTGCGAGCAAGCATTTGGGAGTCGATTACCGTGTCAGGATTGTCTATGGTAGCCACGAGGAACGAAATGAAATCGTTGGGATTCAAGAGGAACTGCGCCAGGCAGATGCACTGCTCGTGAGTGTCCGCCGACGCGCTCTGCCGACTCGCGACTTGCAGTTGGTCCGCGAGTTTGTGTCTAGTGGAAAGCCCGTGATTGGCATTCGCACGGCGAGCCACGCTTTCGCGCTACGCGATGGGCTCCCTCCCGCTGGGTTAGCGGTTTGGCCCGAGTTTGATGCGCAGGTGTGGGGCGGAGACTATACGGGGCACTACGGCAACCAGCTCACATCGGAGTTATCTTTCATTAACGATGCGTTTGCAGAATCTGTTGCGGCTGAGTTGTTTGGCAAGAACGGGGCAGGGCAGGGCAGGAAGCCCTGGATGTCGGGCGGATCGCTTTATAAGAATGAATCCCTGAAGCCTGGGAGCCATGTGTGGGTGGAGGGCCAGCTAGAAGATGGAGCAACTCAGCCGGTCGCTTGGACTTTCATTCGCGACAGTGGTGGAAAGTCCTTTTACACCTCGCTGGGGCATGTCGACGATTTCGCGCAGCCCGCGTTTCAGGCCCTGCTCCTGAAGGGAATCCATTGGGCTTGTGATGTCCAGCGTCCGGTCACGTTGGAGGGAGTTGCCCTTCAAGAGCAGCGGTTCAATGCAGGTGCCCGCCAGTAG
- the mobA gene encoding molybdenum cofactor guanylyltransferase, with amino-acid sequence MPTEIPEEGNSSYRLSEAHCPAYVLAGGKSSRFGTDKALVAIDGTPQLLRLQQQLLQAGHTVAFVSDRANRYAQLGIESLEDVESEAGPMSGLAAALVDRQAKLGEGWLLLVGCDQFLWQPAWFGELARRGAGNLHVVAFQSESRAAPAGFAQPVPAVYHTSLLPTVLDCLTRQQRSLRRLLPEIASCSVTTPSNPRQWTFNTPDELDELLRHQ; translated from the coding sequence ATGCCCACTGAAATTCCTGAGGAAGGGAATTCGTCGTACCGACTCTCAGAGGCCCATTGCCCCGCGTATGTCTTGGCGGGTGGCAAGAGTTCGCGATTCGGGACGGACAAGGCGTTAGTCGCTATCGATGGGACGCCCCAGCTCCTGCGACTGCAGCAACAGTTGTTGCAAGCCGGGCACACCGTTGCGTTCGTGTCCGACCGAGCGAATCGCTATGCACAACTAGGGATCGAATCGCTAGAGGATGTTGAATCTGAAGCCGGTCCGATGTCTGGGCTAGCTGCCGCCCTGGTGGACCGTCAAGCCAAGCTGGGGGAGGGCTGGTTGTTGTTGGTCGGCTGTGATCAATTTCTATGGCAACCGGCTTGGTTCGGAGAGCTCGCCCGGCGGGGCGCCGGCAATCTCCACGTCGTCGCCTTTCAGTCTGAGTCGCGTGCCGCGCCGGCAGGATTCGCACAGCCTGTTCCCGCGGTTTACCACACCAGCCTGTTGCCCACTGTGTTAGACTGTCTAACGCGCCAACAACGCTCCCTCCGTAGGCTGTTGCCAGAGATCGCCTCCTGCTCAGTCACTACTCCCAGCAATCCACGCCAATGGACTTTCAATACTCCCGATGAATTGGATGAGCTGTTGCGGCATCAGTGA
- a CDS encoding DUF423 domain-containing protein has product MIRWIVLVAGLLGAAGVAVGANAAHGLESSLAEQGIDAEEIVKRLDQCDVAVRYHMTHMLALLVLGLQAGPTRLRRTTAASIFFLLGIALFSGGLYSMVYLGEMGHWAIVPCGGLCFMLGWLSVASLAIGARPAASTDAH; this is encoded by the coding sequence GTGATACGCTGGATAGTTTTGGTTGCGGGGTTACTTGGGGCTGCTGGGGTGGCGGTTGGTGCCAATGCGGCCCACGGTCTTGAGAGTAGCCTAGCAGAGCAGGGGATCGATGCCGAAGAGATCGTCAAGCGGCTCGACCAGTGCGATGTTGCAGTGCGATACCACATGACTCACATGCTGGCCTTGCTTGTGTTGGGGCTACAAGCAGGGCCGACGCGACTGCGCCGAACCACAGCCGCCAGCATTTTCTTTCTCCTGGGCATAGCACTATTTAGCGGTGGGCTCTACAGCATGGTTTACTTGGGAGAAATGGGGCACTGGGCAATTGTTCCCTGTGGTGGACTTTGCTTCATGCTGGGCTGGTTGAGCGTGGCTAGTTTGGCGATTGGGGCTCGACCAGCGGCAAGCACCGATGCCCACTGA